The following coding sequences lie in one Schistosoma mansoni strain Puerto Rico chromosome 3, complete genome genomic window:
- a CDS encoding aminopeptidase P homologue (M24 family), producing the protein MALEDSQTFVNKEFLTGVVEGFYFRPWTYPQRKQLFRRMNQMGMNAYLYAPKDDIKHRQSCRDSYTQEEEQQLQFLITESTEAGVLFIFAISPGFDVTFSSAKEVDILKKKVDQVLKLGCRAFALLFDDIKPRLCPADREVFNSSARAHVMFANEIYNHLGCPDVFLFCPTGYSESLAVPNTNKSEYLATVASCLTPGIAVIWTGPLVVSKRTLAKELKELFTFLQHPIVLWDNLHVNDYDQRRVFIGPYSGRPLALRHKGLLGGVLTNPNCEFEANYVAFHTLAQWSRKAGDINEHPSVCQDDCVNRKRQYASVYRPREALRIALRDWLALMLQVGASKPSTAIGTPTPMDTDNLETGQNEATVQIESTPSNMVMIYDNNSSETPISGDVNTVAVTLEDLEMFADLFYLPFSHVSSAIRLPELGHWLCEYSYVCGPNPPIFRKQQNGTKSYQIIQNKY; encoded by the exons ATGGCTCTCGAAGACAGTCAgacatttgtaaataaagaatTTCTCACAGGCGTTGTTGAAGGGTTTTATTTTCGACCTTGGACATATCCTCAAAGAAAACAACTGTTTCGGAGAATGAATCAAATGGGGATGAATGCTTACCTGTATGCCCCTAAGGATGATATAAAACACAGACAGTCATGTAGGGATTCGTACACTCAAGAAGAAGAGCAGCAACTTCAGTTTTTGATCACTGAGTCCACTGAAGCTGGAGTACTTTTTATTTTTGCTATATCACCGGGCTTTGATGTAACGTTTTCTAGTGCTAAAGAAGTagatattttaaagaaaaaagttGATCAGGTTTTAAAACTTGGTTGTCGTGCATTTGCCCTTCTTTTTGATGATATTAAGCCACGCTTATGTCCCGCAGATCGAGAAGTATTTAACTCATCAGCCCGTGCTCATGTTATGTTTGCGAACGAAATTTACAACCATTTAGGATGTCCAGATGTCTTTTTATTCTGTCCAACGGGGTACAGTGAGAGTTTGGCAGTACCTAATACTAATAAATCAGAATATTTAGCGACAGTTGCTTCCTGTTTAACACCAGGTATCGCTGTAATCTGGACCGGTCCGCTTGTAGTGTCTAAACGAACTTTAGCTAAGGAGCTGAAGGAATTATTTACTTTCTTACAACATCCTATCGTTTTATGGGACAATCTACATGTTAATGATTATGACCAGCGTCGCGTATTTATAGGACCATACAGTGGTCGACCCCTAGCTTTACGTCACAAAGGCTTGCTTGGAGGAGTGCTGACCAATCCGAATTGTGAATTTGAAGCAAACTATGTGGCGTTTCATACTCTTGCACAATGGTCCAGAAAAGCTG GTGATATTAATGAACACCCGTCCGTCTGTCAGGATGACTGTGTAAATAGGAAACGACAGTATGCATCTGTTTACAGACCTCGTGAAGCTCTTCGTATAGCTTTACGAGACTGGCTTGCATTAATGCTTCAGGTTGGTGCTTCAAAACCTAGCACAGCTATAGGTACTCCTACACCTATGGATACAGATAATCTTGAAACTGGTCAAAACGAAGCTACCGTGCAGATTGAATCCACTCCTTCCAATATGGTCatgatttatgataataattcttCTGAAACCCCTATTTCAGGTGATGTGAATACAGTTGCTGTTACCTTAGAGGATTTGGAAATGTTTGCTGATCTTTTCTATTTACCTTTCTCTCATGTATCTTCAGCTATTCGTCTACCAGAATTGGGACATTGGTTATGCGAATATTCGTATGTTTGTGGACCTAACCCACCGATCTTTAGAAAGCAACAGAATGGAACAAAAAGTTATCAGATTatacagaacaaatattga